A region of Heptranchias perlo isolate sHepPer1 unplaced genomic scaffold, sHepPer1.hap1 HAP1_SCAFFOLD_118, whole genome shotgun sequence DNA encodes the following proteins:
- the LOC137308022 gene encoding uncharacterized protein, translating into MSSSPVTVPSSSSPATVPSSSSPATVSSPATVPSSSSPATVPSSSSPATVPSSSSPATVPSSSSPATVPSSSSPATVPSSSSPATVPSSSSPATVPSSSSPTTVPSSSSPATVPSSSSPATVPSSSSPATMPSSSSPATVPSSSSPATMPSSSSPATVPSSSSPATVPSSSSPATVPSSSSPATVPSSSSPATVPSSSSPATVPSSSSPATVPSSSSPATVPSSSSPATVPSSSSPVTVPSSSSPATVPSSTTNCSTADSPFQIFTQLA; encoded by the exons ATGAG ttctagtcctGTGACTGTGCCGTCTAGTTCcagtcctgcgactgtgccctctagttccagtcctgcgactgt ctctagtcctgcgactgtgccctccaGCTCtagtcctgcgactgtgccctctagttccagtCCTGCAACTGTGCCCTCTAGCTCtagtcctgcgactgtgccctctagttccagtcctgcgactgtgccctcgAGCTCtagtcctgcgactgtgccctcgAGCTCtagtcctgcgactgtgccctctagttccagtcctgcgactgtgccctctagttccagtcctacgactgtgccctctagttctagtcctGCGACTGTTCCCTCTAGTTCTAGTCCTGCGACTGTTCCCTCTAGTTCtagtcctgcgactatgccctctagttctagtcctGCGACTGTTCCCTCTAGTTCtagtcctgcgactatgccctctagttctagtcctGCGACTGTTCCCTCTAGTTCtagtcctgcgactgtgccctcgAGCTCtagtcctgcgactgtgccctctagttccagtcctgcgactgtgccctctagttctagtcctGCGACTGTTCCCTCTAGTTCtagtcctgcgactgtgccctcaAGCTCtagtcctgcgactgtgccctctagttccagtcctgcgactgtgccctctagttctagtcctgcgactgtgccctctagttctagccctgtgactgtgccctctagttctagtcctgcgactgtgccctctagtacAACCAACTGTTCTACTGCGGATTCTCCATTCCAAATATTTACACAGTTAGCCTAA